From Cellulomonas fimi ATCC 484, a single genomic window includes:
- the pgmB gene encoding beta-phosphoglucomutase encodes MSGLRGLVFDLDGVLVHTDELHFQAWLSIAERLGIPFTRHDNDRLRGVSRMESLDIVLSLGTFEVSATEKQVLADDKNRVYRELLDGLTPQDVTDEVRSTLATLRDRGLRLAIGSSSRNAKLILDKVGLRDWFDAISDGENITRSKPDPEVFLRAAEFLALTPAQCAVVEDARAGVDAAVAGGFTCFGIGDAATHPRVTWSIESLSDMLDHIEN; translated from the coding sequence GTGAGCGGCCTCCGCGGCCTCGTGTTCGACCTGGACGGCGTCCTCGTCCACACCGACGAGCTGCACTTCCAGGCCTGGCTCTCGATCGCCGAGAGGCTCGGCATCCCGTTCACCCGGCACGACAACGACCGCCTGCGTGGCGTCTCGCGCATGGAGAGCCTCGACATCGTCCTGTCGCTCGGGACGTTCGAGGTGTCGGCGACCGAGAAGCAGGTGCTGGCCGACGACAAGAACCGGGTCTACCGCGAGCTTCTCGACGGCCTGACGCCGCAGGACGTCACCGACGAGGTGAGGTCGACGCTCGCGACGCTGAGGGACCGCGGGCTACGGCTCGCGATCGGGTCGTCCAGCCGCAACGCCAAGCTCATCCTCGACAAGGTCGGGCTGCGTGACTGGTTCGACGCGATCTCCGACGGCGAGAACATCACGCGGAGCAAGCCCGACCCCGAGGTGTTCCTGCGGGCGGCCGAGTTCCTGGCTCTCACCCCCGCGCAGTGCGCCGTCGTCGAGGACGCGCGAGCGGGTGTCGACGCCGCGGTCGCGGGTGGCTTCACGTGCTTCGGCATCGGTGACGCGGCGACTCACCCCCGCGTGACGTGGTCCATCGAAAGCCTGTCTGACATGCTCGATCACATCGAGAACTGA
- a CDS encoding carbohydrate ABC transporter permease produces MSTLTVPHSRADLRTPSPTGKRRRRPVRATVQKVLTTAITVVVLAVVVVPLIWLFLGSLKTQAEFLDNPAFALPENWLNFENYSRAITEGNLGQYARNSVLAVFPSLFLTLLFGVAAGFALEVMVWKGRSTVLLLFLAGIMVPGQMILLPLFTMYFRAGLTGSLWPLVITYTAIGLPLTTFMMATFFRSVPRELFEAATLDGASVIRMFFSIGIPLVSNALFTVALVQFFFIWNDLLIAMTFTNSDELRTIQVGLLNFRGQFGQIEYGPTLAAVCLNVLGTLLIYLFLNQRVMKGLTAGSVKG; encoded by the coding sequence ATGTCCACCCTGACCGTTCCCCACAGCCGTGCCGACCTGCGCACGCCGTCACCCACCGGGAAGCGCCGTCGACGCCCCGTGCGCGCGACGGTCCAGAAGGTCCTGACCACGGCCATCACCGTCGTCGTGCTCGCCGTCGTCGTCGTGCCCCTGATCTGGCTGTTCCTGGGCTCCCTGAAGACGCAGGCGGAGTTCCTCGACAACCCGGCCTTCGCCCTGCCGGAGAACTGGCTCAACTTCGAGAACTACAGCCGTGCCATCACCGAGGGCAACCTCGGCCAGTACGCACGCAACAGCGTCCTGGCCGTCTTCCCTTCCCTGTTCCTCACGCTCCTGTTCGGCGTTGCCGCCGGATTCGCGCTCGAGGTCATGGTGTGGAAGGGGCGCTCGACGGTCCTCCTGCTCTTCCTCGCCGGGATCATGGTCCCTGGCCAGATGATCCTGCTCCCCTTGTTCACGATGTACTTCCGTGCCGGCCTTACGGGGAGCCTCTGGCCGCTCGTCATCACCTACACCGCGATCGGTCTGCCGCTGACGACCTTCATGATGGCGACGTTCTTCCGGTCGGTTCCTCGTGAGCTCTTCGAGGCAGCCACGCTGGACGGCGCGAGCGTCATCCGGATGTTCTTCTCGATCGGCATCCCGCTCGTGAGCAACGCCCTCTTCACCGTCGCGCTCGTCCAGTTCTTCTTCATCTGGAACGACCTGCTCATCGCGATGACGTTCACGAACAGCGACGAGCTGAGGACGATCCAGGTGGGTCTCCTCAACTTCCGTGGGCAGTTCGGCCAGATCGAGTACGGACCGACGCTGGCGGCGGTCTGCCTGAACGTCCTGGGCACGCTCCTGATCTACCTCTTCCTCAACCAGCGGGTCATGAAGGGTCTGACGGCCGGCTCGGTGAAGGGCTGA
- a CDS encoding alpha-L-rhamnosidase, which translates to MTNDITTAAPAVRIEHHDEPEALGIGDERPRLSWQLATAPADYRQLAYEVSWRTRTPTGAVADEGVAVVTSSDQLFVPWPGAPLAPRARTTVRVRTQDASTGTWGALSEPVVAERGLSVDDWRAELVGPDYLEGPEDDRRAPLVRTDFRLDSLVQSARLHVTAHGLVEVEINGSRVGADELLPGWTPYHERLRVYTYDVTTLVRSGENAIGAWLADGWFRGRFGFEGGTTDIYGSRIGVLAQLEAVLEDGRTVVVASDGTWRSTPGPLTRASLYDGERIDLRLLPEGWSQPGFDDASWTPVAVLPLDKGVLSAPDGPAVRCTGEILPVSVTAVDDGWLLDYGQNHSGRPRLTVPPTVPGTHITIQHAEVLQDGRLYRRPLRQAASTDEIVTAGEAVVWEPRFTVHGYRYAFVQGWPGEQPPAEGAIVSRVLHSDMRRTGWFTSDNAGLNRLHENVVWGLRSNFVDIPTDCPQRDERLGWTGDIQVFAPTASFLYDVHGVLSDWLRSLTIEQKRFGGTVPVYVPWVPGGVFWRPEMDVAGWGDAAAIVPEALHTAFGDRDLLERQYDSARTWVERVATLAGPSRLWDEGLQLGDWLDPAAPPDNPMQAMTDPHLVATAYFARSTDALSGIAAALGRDEDAARYGELAAEIRAAFVARYVDTDDPTHDTPCAHSLAISFGLLEDAATRARAGNRLDELVRSRGYTVSTGFAGTPVVTDALSRTGHLDTAYRLLLSHEAPSWLATIDLGATTIWERWDSMLPDGTVNPGDMTSFNHYALGSVADWIHRTVGGLAPTAAAYRELRVAPRPGVGVTSAAVRHLTPFGEATAQWELRDGELAVQFSVPVGTTAVVDLPGRAPYRVGHGTHRATVAFEASRGRHAV; encoded by the coding sequence ATGACGAACGACATCACGACCGCCGCCCCCGCCGTCCGGATCGAGCACCACGACGAGCCGGAGGCCCTCGGCATCGGCGACGAGCGCCCGCGACTCTCCTGGCAGCTCGCCACCGCGCCCGCCGACTACCGGCAGCTCGCCTACGAGGTCTCGTGGAGGACGCGCACGCCGACCGGTGCCGTCGCAGACGAGGGCGTCGCAGTGGTGACCTCGTCCGACCAGCTCTTCGTCCCGTGGCCAGGCGCCCCGCTCGCGCCCCGCGCGAGGACGACGGTACGGGTCCGGACCCAGGACGCGTCGACGGGTACCTGGGGTGCGCTCAGCGAGCCCGTCGTCGCCGAGCGCGGCCTGTCGGTCGACGACTGGCGCGCCGAGCTCGTCGGCCCCGACTACCTCGAGGGCCCGGAAGACGACCGCCGCGCCCCGCTGGTCCGCACGGACTTCCGGCTGGACTCGCTGGTCCAGTCCGCCCGTCTGCACGTCACCGCGCACGGCCTGGTCGAGGTCGAGATCAATGGCTCGCGCGTCGGCGCCGACGAACTCCTCCCCGGCTGGACGCCGTATCACGAGCGGCTGCGGGTCTACACCTACGACGTGACGACCCTCGTCCGGTCAGGCGAGAACGCCATCGGTGCGTGGCTGGCCGACGGGTGGTTCCGCGGGCGCTTCGGCTTCGAGGGCGGCACCACGGACATCTACGGTTCGCGCATCGGTGTGCTCGCACAGCTCGAGGCCGTCCTGGAGGACGGCCGCACGGTCGTCGTCGCGTCCGACGGGACGTGGCGGAGCACGCCCGGTCCGTTGACACGTGCGAGCCTCTACGACGGTGAGCGGATCGACTTGCGGCTGTTGCCCGAGGGGTGGTCGCAGCCCGGCTTCGACGACGCGTCGTGGACCCCGGTCGCCGTGCTCCCCCTCGACAAGGGCGTCCTCTCCGCGCCCGACGGCCCGGCCGTCCGGTGCACGGGCGAGATCCTGCCGGTGTCCGTCACGGCGGTGGACGACGGTTGGCTGCTCGACTACGGCCAGAACCACTCGGGTCGTCCCCGTCTGACCGTCCCACCCACCGTGCCCGGCACGCACATCACCATCCAGCACGCCGAGGTCCTGCAGGACGGGCGCCTCTACCGCCGGCCGCTGCGCCAGGCTGCCTCCACGGACGAGATCGTGACCGCGGGCGAGGCCGTGGTCTGGGAGCCGCGCTTCACCGTGCACGGCTACCGCTACGCCTTCGTCCAGGGGTGGCCCGGCGAGCAGCCGCCTGCGGAGGGCGCGATCGTCTCGCGCGTCCTGCACTCCGACATGCGGCGCACGGGGTGGTTCACCTCGGACAACGCGGGCCTCAACCGGCTGCACGAGAACGTCGTCTGGGGGCTGCGGTCCAACTTCGTCGACATCCCGACGGACTGCCCGCAGCGCGACGAGCGACTCGGGTGGACCGGCGACATCCAGGTCTTCGCGCCCACGGCGTCCTTCCTGTACGACGTGCACGGCGTACTGTCCGACTGGCTCCGGTCCCTCACGATCGAGCAGAAGAGGTTCGGCGGCACAGTGCCGGTGTACGTGCCGTGGGTCCCCGGGGGTGTCTTCTGGCGGCCGGAGATGGACGTCGCCGGGTGGGGCGATGCGGCCGCGATCGTCCCCGAGGCACTGCACACCGCCTTCGGGGACCGCGACCTGCTCGAGCGCCAGTACGACTCCGCCCGGACGTGGGTCGAACGGGTCGCGACGCTTGCCGGGCCGAGCCGGCTCTGGGACGAAGGACTGCAGCTCGGCGACTGGCTGGACCCGGCCGCCCCCCCGGACAACCCGATGCAGGCGATGACAGACCCGCACCTCGTCGCGACCGCCTACTTCGCGCGCTCGACCGACGCCTTGTCGGGGATCGCCGCGGCGCTCGGCCGCGACGAGGACGCCGCGCGGTACGGCGAGCTCGCCGCGGAGATCCGCGCGGCCTTCGTCGCCCGGTACGTCGACACGGACGACCCGACCCACGACACGCCCTGCGCCCACTCGCTCGCGATCTCTTTCGGTCTGCTCGAGGACGCCGCGACGCGCGCTCGCGCCGGCAACCGGCTCGACGAGCTCGTCCGGTCACGGGGGTACACGGTGTCGACCGGGTTCGCCGGAACTCCGGTCGTCACCGACGCCCTCAGCCGGACAGGGCACCTCGACACGGCGTACCGCCTCCTGCTCAGTCACGAGGCACCGTCGTGGCTCGCGACGATCGACCTCGGCGCGACCACCATCTGGGAGCGCTGGGACTCGATGCTGCCCGACGGCACCGTGAACCCGGGCGACATGACGTCGTTCAACCACTACGCGCTGGGGTCGGTCGCGGACTGGATCCACCGCACCGTCGGAGGGTTGGCGCCGACCGCAGCCGCGTACCGCGAGCTGCGTGTCGCGCCCCGACCGGGCGTGGGTGTGACGTCCGCCGCGGTGCGGCACCTCACACCGTTCGGCGAGGCGACCGCGCAGTGGGAGCTCCGCGACGGCGAGCTCGCGGTCCAGTTCTCGGTTCCGGTCGGCACCACCGCGGTCGTCGACCTGCCAGGTCGGGCGCCGTACCGGGTCGGCCACGGCACGCACCGGGCCACGGTGGCGTTCGAAGCCTCCCGCGGCCGCCACGCTGTGTGA
- a CDS encoding carbohydrate ABC transporter permease — MKNVLGDRRTAALLLAPALTVYSLIILIPVFWSLGYTLFEGNPITGFSWAGLANFEKLWADEATRDALWFTVRFALVTTIVQVLLGYLLALLYVFVLRRASSLVRTLVFFPVVLPTVAVALLFQQLFEYAPRTGPVNALLNVVGIESIDWFSTGSSAFWVLIIMEAWRSMGFYAVLLYAGLVDIPEETLESARLDGASGARLVRHIVVPLSLPVLFSSLIFSINGTLKVFDSVVALTSGGPGSQTTPLTLYMFQTSFSYGQYGFGSSIALLLTMVCLIVTVGIFRSSRRDLTRG, encoded by the coding sequence ATGAAGAACGTCCTCGGCGACAGGCGCACCGCTGCGCTGCTGCTCGCCCCAGCGCTCACGGTCTACTCCCTGATCATCCTGATTCCCGTCTTCTGGTCGCTCGGGTACACCCTCTTCGAGGGCAATCCGATCACGGGCTTCAGCTGGGCCGGCCTGGCGAACTTCGAGAAGCTCTGGGCCGACGAGGCGACCCGTGACGCCCTGTGGTTCACCGTCCGCTTCGCCCTCGTGACCACGATCGTCCAGGTCCTGCTCGGGTACCTGCTGGCACTGCTCTACGTGTTCGTCCTGCGTCGCGCGTCCTCGCTCGTTCGCACTCTCGTCTTCTTCCCCGTGGTGCTCCCGACCGTCGCCGTCGCGCTGCTCTTCCAGCAGCTCTTCGAGTACGCGCCGCGCACCGGCCCCGTCAACGCGCTGCTCAACGTCGTCGGCATCGAGAGCATCGACTGGTTCTCGACCGGCTCCTCCGCGTTCTGGGTCCTCATCATCATGGAGGCGTGGCGCTCGATGGGCTTCTACGCCGTCCTCCTCTACGCCGGCCTCGTCGACATCCCCGAGGAGACCCTCGAGTCTGCGCGCCTCGACGGCGCCTCGGGCGCCCGGCTCGTTCGTCACATCGTCGTGCCGCTGTCGCTGCCCGTCCTGTTCTCCTCGCTCATCTTCAGCATCAACGGGACCCTCAAGGTCTTCGACTCCGTCGTCGCCCTGACGAGCGGCGGACCCGGCAGCCAGACGACACCGCTCACGCTCTACATGTTCCAGACGTCCTTCTCCTACGGGCAGTACGGCTTCGGAAGCTCGATCGCCCTCCTTCTGACGATGGTGTGCCTCATCGTGACCGTGGGCATCTTCCGTTCGTCCCGCCGCGACCTGACGAGGGGCTGA
- a CDS encoding GH39 family glycosyl hydrolase, with protein MAAGHHTLESTEMHTESELVLLPRSAPARVLLVDGDALPPSRRDEAQLIFVVHGRPLLVVDDEETYLEPEDVYLVNPHSLMEMEADEPCQLLSLRFDVHRLAPSLDDVRFRVNSVTGQSRAAFRPLIHLLASIIKVNSTQDDERRFQTVALLYALLDELVHRFVASPTGASTASDKHRVRLRRLLRYIDEHYAEGLSLNQVAAHEHLSAPYLSAFFKEQVGMTFSAYYNQLRLDRAVDDLVTSDESIEVVAKRNGFRDPRTFVKLFKERHKVLPSQFRRDQQVAAAPTGSLSRTTEGPAPDTPLRVLARYLPSEPEMRVTTAVDVEPVTKLVAVDSVDVHASGRRLRHTYRKITTVGRAKELLYEDVREMLRSWQADVGFEFIKFHGLFADDMHVYRENAAGEPVFSFVLLDKVFDFLLSIGLKPFVQLSFMPQELASIKDRTVYSAPFNVSPPKSLERWTALVDAFMSHVIARYSFDEVSTWLFCVWNEPDTGPTLFGFDDDDVFREFYAATYRTVKQHGSSLQFGSPAMLVSYTQNKNWLLGYLEFARAHRCSPDFLTIHYYDNDFGWETLPDHTPGRPSSSRLNKDQDAFRKTISQLKLLMRDLGLRVPVYMTEWNLTVSHRDLLNDTTFKSCYLAKNLLENYDELDAFAYWSLTDLMEELQPSEDMFHGGLGLLTSNGVKKPHYHFFAALSRVGDRLLASGDGYFVTSTGSAVQVFVYNYEHFSHLFASGERYDMTYLERYAPFSELGRMDFSIELTGLPAGEYRVRERVINSEHGSAFDTWLRMGAPSIDPQCVDYIRQVSVPQMIVNDLHVDGAVTVSAVLEPLEVRLIELVPAAPCPGVAGTSSS; from the coding sequence GTGGCAGCCGGGCACCACACGCTGGAGTCGACCGAGATGCACACTGAGTCCGAGCTCGTCCTGCTGCCGCGCTCGGCGCCAGCCCGGGTCCTCCTGGTCGACGGCGACGCCCTACCGCCGTCCCGCCGGGACGAGGCGCAGCTGATCTTCGTCGTCCACGGACGCCCGCTGCTGGTGGTGGACGACGAGGAGACCTACCTCGAGCCCGAGGACGTCTACCTCGTCAACCCGCACAGCCTCATGGAGATGGAGGCCGACGAGCCCTGCCAGCTCCTCAGTCTCCGGTTCGACGTGCACCGTCTCGCGCCGTCGCTCGACGACGTCCGGTTCCGCGTCAACTCGGTGACCGGGCAGAGCCGGGCCGCGTTCCGCCCGCTCATCCACCTGCTCGCCTCGATCATCAAGGTCAACAGCACGCAGGACGACGAGCGCCGGTTCCAGACGGTCGCACTGCTCTACGCGTTGCTGGACGAGCTCGTCCACCGTTTCGTCGCCAGCCCGACAGGGGCCTCGACGGCGTCGGACAAGCACCGCGTGCGCCTGCGTCGCCTCCTGCGGTACATCGACGAGCACTACGCCGAAGGTCTCTCGCTCAACCAGGTCGCCGCGCACGAGCACCTCTCCGCGCCCTACCTGTCCGCCTTCTTCAAGGAGCAGGTCGGGATGACGTTCTCGGCCTACTACAACCAGCTCCGGCTGGACCGGGCGGTCGACGACCTGGTGACGTCCGACGAGAGCATCGAGGTCGTCGCGAAGCGCAACGGCTTCCGCGACCCCCGCACGTTCGTGAAGCTCTTCAAGGAGCGCCACAAGGTCCTGCCGAGCCAGTTCCGGCGTGACCAGCAGGTCGCCGCTGCACCGACGGGAAGCCTCTCCCGGACGACGGAAGGGCCGGCGCCTGACACCCCGCTCCGGGTGCTCGCGCGATATCTGCCGTCGGAGCCAGAAATGCGGGTCACGACGGCGGTGGACGTCGAGCCGGTGACGAAGCTGGTGGCGGTCGACAGCGTCGACGTCCACGCGAGCGGGCGGCGGCTGCGCCACACGTACCGCAAGATCACGACCGTCGGGCGAGCCAAGGAGCTCCTGTACGAGGACGTCCGCGAGATGCTCCGGAGCTGGCAGGCCGACGTCGGTTTCGAGTTCATCAAGTTCCACGGCCTGTTCGCGGACGACATGCACGTCTACCGCGAGAACGCGGCGGGGGAGCCGGTCTTCAGCTTCGTCCTGCTCGACAAGGTGTTCGACTTCCTGCTGTCGATCGGGCTCAAGCCTTTCGTCCAGCTCTCGTTCATGCCGCAGGAGCTGGCGTCGATCAAGGACCGGACCGTCTACTCCGCACCGTTCAACGTCAGCCCGCCCAAGAGCCTCGAGCGCTGGACCGCGCTGGTCGATGCGTTCATGAGCCACGTGATCGCGCGCTACTCGTTCGACGAGGTGTCGACCTGGCTCTTCTGCGTCTGGAACGAGCCGGACACCGGTCCGACGCTGTTCGGCTTCGACGACGACGACGTCTTCCGCGAGTTCTACGCGGCGACGTACCGCACCGTGAAGCAGCACGGCTCCTCTCTGCAGTTCGGCAGCCCGGCGATGCTGGTGTCGTACACCCAGAACAAGAACTGGCTGCTGGGCTACCTGGAGTTCGCGCGGGCGCACCGCTGCTCGCCCGACTTCCTGACGATCCACTACTACGACAACGACTTCGGGTGGGAGACGCTGCCCGACCACACACCTGGCCGGCCGAGCTCGTCACGCCTGAACAAGGACCAGGACGCGTTCCGCAAGACGATCAGCCAGCTCAAGCTGCTGATGCGTGATCTCGGGCTGCGCGTCCCCGTCTACATGACCGAGTGGAACCTCACGGTCTCGCATCGCGACCTGCTCAACGACACGACGTTCAAGAGCTGCTACCTCGCGAAGAACCTGCTCGAGAACTACGACGAGCTCGACGCGTTCGCGTACTGGAGCCTCACCGACCTCATGGAGGAGCTCCAGCCGAGCGAGGACATGTTCCACGGCGGCCTGGGGCTGCTGACCTCGAACGGCGTCAAGAAGCCGCACTACCACTTCTTTGCGGCGCTCTCCCGCGTCGGCGACCGGCTCCTGGCCTCGGGCGACGGCTACTTCGTCACGTCCACCGGTTCAGCTGTCCAGGTCTTCGTGTACAACTACGAGCACTTCAGCCACCTCTTCGCGTCTGGCGAGCGCTACGACATGACCTACCTCGAGCGGTACGCGCCGTTCTCAGAGCTCGGACGCATGGATTTCTCGATCGAGCTGACCGGGCTCCCAGCGGGGGAGTACAGGGTCCGCGAGCGGGTCATCAACAGCGAGCACGGTTCCGCGTTCGACACCTGGCTCCGGATGGGCGCACCGTCGATCGACCCGCAGTGCGTCGACTACATCCGGCAGGTGTCGGTGCCGCAGATGATCGTCAACGACCTGCACGTGGACGGAGCCGTCACCGTCTCAGCCGTCCTCGAGCCCCTCGAGGTCCGGTTGATCGAGCTCGTCCCCGCGGCCCCGTGCCCTGGGGTGGCGGGGACGAGCTCGTCCTGA